The Stigmatopora argus isolate UIUO_Sarg chromosome 1, RoL_Sarg_1.0, whole genome shotgun sequence genome segment AGGTATGTCTAACTCTGACTGCCAAGCGCATGGCCAAGAAGAACTGCTTGGTAAAAAATCTGGAAGCTGTTGAGACCCTGGGATCTACCTCCACCATCTGCTCAGACAAGACCGGCACCTTGACCCAAAACAGGATGACAGTTGCCCATATGTGGTTTGACAACCAGATCCACGAGGCAGACACTACTGAGAACCAGAGTGGGACGTCCTTTGACAAAAGCTCTGCCACTTGGGCAGCCTTGGCCAGAATTGCGGGACTTTGTAATCGTGCCGTCTTCCTGGCTGACCAGACTAATATTCCCATATTAAAGGTAGCATTCAATTGATTCATCTCAATGTGGCAACATATGAATTGTGGATTATCCTCAGGGACACAATTAGTTTATGTAACAGATATCTTCATTCTTCTTTTGCCATTTAGATGTTGATATCTAAGATTTGAGAAGCTTACTTGGTGTGTAACTTTTGCCAATTAACTTGGCTTCTCTTCTCTGGTATAACACATCTAGCACAAAAATTCCAAAAGTGTTTGTTGTTCTGGCCCTTTTCATTCTCCCAGAGGTatttgacagagaaaaaaaagcacatttgtatTTGGCaaattgctttgtttttaaaatagaaaatgcaaatgaaattCACTCGTTCTGATCCCAACCTGAAATGCTTACACTCAGGGCTAATGGCACGTCATTGTTTTCTCCAGAGAGATGTGGCGGGTGATGCCTCAGAGTctgcaattttaaaatgtattgaacTTTGTTGTGGCTCAGTCCAAGAgatcagggaaaaaaaacccaaaattgCAGAGATTCCTTTCAACTCTACGAACAAGTACCAGGTATTGTTAAATGTTTGTCTTGAGGTCAAACAAGGTattataaagaaaacaaaaaagcatgAAATATCTTTGTTCATTTGCGTCCTAGCTTTCTATTCACAAGAATTCCTCAACTGAAAAGGAGTCAAATCATCTGCTGGTTATGAAAGGTGCCCCTGAAAGAATTTTGGACCGTTGCTCTTCCATCATGATGCAGGGTAAAGAACAGCCTCTGGATGATGAAATGAAGGATGCCTTCCAGAATGCCTACCTCGAGTTGGGTGGTTTGGGGGAGAGAGTGCTTGGTAAGGAATACTCAAGTTTAGGTCAAGTGAGTCAGTCTCCATTCCGTTGAAATAGCAGACTAGACAGTTTTGTTTCTTTAGGTTTCTGTCATTTCAATCTGCCTGATGACCAATTCCCAGAAGGCTTTGCTTTTGACACTGAGGAGGTGAACTTTCCCACTGAAAACTTGTGCTTCATCGGTCTGATGTCTATGATTGACCCTCCCCGAGCCGCAGTGCCTGATGCTGTTGGCAAATGCAGAAGCGCTGGAATCAAGGTAAGCGTTTGCTGTTCATTTACTGTTAGCATTTGAATCTTTGTCTCAGGAGATCTGTGTGTTTTTCAGGTGATCATGGTGACAGGGGATCATCCAATCACAGCCAAAGCCATTGCTAAGGGCGTTGGCATCATTTCTGAAGGCAATGAGACTGTTGAGGACATTGCAGCACGTCTCAACATACCAATCAATGAAGTTAACCCaaggtattgtttttttttttggttgcgaTCCCTGAACGTTGTAGTCTAGATCCCATGCTTTGCTTACAACCACAATAGCTTCGTCATAACTTCTATTGGAATGTTGTTCCATGAAAAATCAGTTTGAGAGCATTTGGAACTTAGTGAGCTGAACTGTGCTGCAGGGATGCTAAAGCCTGTGTTGTCCACGGTGGAGACCTCAAGGATTTGAGCCCAGAGCAGCTTGATGACATCCTGAAGTACCACACTGAGATTGTCTTTGCCAGAACTTCCCCACAGCAGAAACTTATTATTGTGGAAGGCTGCCAGCGACAGGTGTAAAATCCACTATTTTAAGGAAGATGAATTCCTATGTACATTTTGGGAAATACGAATTGTCccaaaacatttatattttccCTCAATGCTTTGCTATTTTCTATCCTTGCAGGGAGCCATTGTTGCAGTGACAGGTGATGGTGTCAATGACTCTCCAGCTCTGAAGAAGGCCGACATTGGTGTCGCCATGGGGATCGCAGGATCTGATGTCTCCAAGCAGGCGGCTGACATGATCTTGCTGGATGATAACTTTGCTTCCATTGTTACAGGAGTTGAAGAAGGTAACACTCTGAGCCTTGTGGGTGGAACGAATGGATTTATTTCCACGACTGCTTTGTTTTTTACGATGCTCGTTTTATTCATCAGGGCGTTTGATCTTCGACAACTTGAAGAAGTCCATCGCTTACACTCTGACCAGTAACATTCCTGAGATCACCCCCTTCCTCTTTTTCATTATTGCCAGCATTCCCCTTCCTCTGGGTACTGTCACCATCCTTTGCATCGACTTAGGAACTGACATGGTGGGTCAATGAAATGTTTTCAAGTTTCTGTCCTAAATTTCAGTagttgtgtgtaaaaaaaaaaaaaaaaaaaaaaactacctcaTTCAATTTTCACATTGATGGCATCAAGGTTCCTGCCATCTCGCTGGCTTATGAAGCAGCTGAGAGTGACATAATGAAGAGGCAGCCCAGAAATCCCAAAACAGACAAACTGGTGAACGAGAGGCTCATCAGCATCGCCTACGGGCAGATTGGTAACTCAAAATCCATGCTGTTAAAAACAGGCTATATATATCATGTGtgcttgctttattttttttctctcttggtGGCTTGGTATCTTGGTTGTTTAAGTTAAATTAGAATCAAAGGTAACACAGATAAGCCTTCcctgatatagatatatatgttcAAGTGATGAGAATCCAGGAATAAGATCAACATGCTTGAAAGTCTTGAACTATaccataaaagaagaaaatatacaCATGCATTAGGCATACatagattttcttttcttattttattagaATCATTTCCATATTACCAACAAATAGAAATATCTCCCAGTTGTCTCAGCTCTTGTTTTCAGCCAAATTTCATAATGTACTCATTGGCTCTGTCATTTGAAGACTGACAAATGTTTTTGTCTTATGGATGTCCATACTAATTGCTAAATGGAATTACGTATTGATCTGAAATTTAGTCTCGAGAAAATTTGTCGTCAGTTTTTTTTCGCCTACTTTTACTAATGTAATTATCTTTTATCCAGGCAT includes the following:
- the LOC144070820 gene encoding sodium/potassium-transporting ATPase subunit alpha-1 isoform X2 yields the protein MAARQCDNSQVDNSSLTGESEPQTRTPDFSNENPLETRNIAFFSTNCVEGTARGIVISTGDRTVMGRIATLASGLEVGRTPISIEIEHFIHIITGVAVFLGVSFFVLSLILGYSWLEAVIFLIGIIVANVPEGLLATVTVCLTLTAKRMAKKNCLVKNLEAVETLGSTSTICSDKTGTLTQNRMTVAHMWFDNQIHEADTTENQSGTSFDKSSATWAALARIAGLCNRAVFLADQTNIPILKRDVAGDASESAILKCIELCCGSVQEIREKKPKIAEIPFNSTNKYQLSIHKNSSTEKESNHLLVMKGAPERILDRCSSIMMQGKEQPLDDEMKDAFQNAYLELGGLGERVLGFCHFNLPDDQFPEGFAFDTEEVNFPTENLCFIGLMSMIDPPRAAVPDAVGKCRSAGIKVIMVTGDHPITAKAIAKGVGIISEGNETVEDIAARLNIPINEVNPRDAKACVVHGGDLKDLSPEQLDDILKYHTEIVFARTSPQQKLIIVEGCQRQGAIVAVTGDGVNDSPALKKADIGVAMGIAGSDVSKQAADMILLDDNFASIVTGVEEGRLIFDNLKKSIAYTLTSNIPEITPFLFFIIASIPLPLGTVTILCIDLGTDMVPAISLAYEAAESDIMKRQPRNPKTDKLVNERLISIAYGQIGMIQALAGFFTYFVILAENGFLPRTLLGIRVAWDNKYCNDLEDSYGQQWTYEQRKIVEFTCHTAFFASIVIVQWADLIVCKTRRNSVFQQGMRNKILIFGLFEETALAAFLSYCPGMDVALRMYPLRANWWFCAFPYSLLIFIYDEIRKLIIRRSPGGWVEQETYY
- the LOC144070820 gene encoding sodium/potassium-transporting ATPase subunit alpha-1 isoform X1; its protein translation is MGRGEGREQYELAATSEQAGKKKGKGKKKEKDMDELKKEVDMDDHKLTLDELNRKYGTDLSNGLTNAKAAENLARDGPNALTPPPTTPEWVKFCKQMFGGFSMLLWTGAILCFLAYGIQAAMESEPANDNLYLGVVLSAVVIITGCFSYSQEAKSSKIMDSFKNLVPQLALVVRDGEKKSINAEEVVVGDLVEVKGGDRIPADLRIISAHGCKVDNSSLTGESEPQTRTPDFSNENPLETRNIAFFSTNCVEGTARGIVISTGDRTVMGRIATLASGLEVGRTPISIEIEHFIHIITGVAVFLGVSFFVLSLILGYSWLEAVIFLIGIIVANVPEGLLATVTVCLTLTAKRMAKKNCLVKNLEAVETLGSTSTICSDKTGTLTQNRMTVAHMWFDNQIHEADTTENQSGTSFDKSSATWAALARIAGLCNRAVFLADQTNIPILKRDVAGDASESAILKCIELCCGSVQEIREKKPKIAEIPFNSTNKYQLSIHKNSSTEKESNHLLVMKGAPERILDRCSSIMMQGKEQPLDDEMKDAFQNAYLELGGLGERVLGFCHFNLPDDQFPEGFAFDTEEVNFPTENLCFIGLMSMIDPPRAAVPDAVGKCRSAGIKVIMVTGDHPITAKAIAKGVGIISEGNETVEDIAARLNIPINEVNPRDAKACVVHGGDLKDLSPEQLDDILKYHTEIVFARTSPQQKLIIVEGCQRQGAIVAVTGDGVNDSPALKKADIGVAMGIAGSDVSKQAADMILLDDNFASIVTGVEEGRLIFDNLKKSIAYTLTSNIPEITPFLFFIIASIPLPLGTVTILCIDLGTDMVPAISLAYEAAESDIMKRQPRNPKTDKLVNERLISIAYGQIGMIQALAGFFTYFVILAENGFLPRTLLGIRVAWDNKYCNDLEDSYGQQWTYEQRKIVEFTCHTAFFASIVIVQWADLIVCKTRRNSVFQQGMRNKILIFGLFEETALAAFLSYCPGMDVALRMYPLRANWWFCAFPYSLLIFIYDEIRKLIIRRSPGGWVEQETYY